Proteins encoded together in one Cyanobium sp. WAJ14-Wanaka window:
- a CDS encoding cytochrome c, giving the protein MTADSTLKDGSSGRNSLITGLVVAAAVACIVVLAVVISATRTDPYTRQTLELHGSTENGNTLFLINCAGCHGIAGQGVVGPNLHGVSARKNQRQLIQQVVSGRTPPMPRFQPEPQAMADLLAYLNGLV; this is encoded by the coding sequence GTGACCGCAGATTCGACCCTCAAGGATGGTTCCTCCGGGCGCAACAGCCTGATCACCGGGCTGGTGGTTGCTGCTGCCGTGGCCTGCATCGTGGTGCTGGCCGTGGTCATCTCGGCCACCCGAACCGACCCCTACACCCGCCAAACCCTGGAACTGCACGGGTCAACCGAAAATGGCAACACCCTCTTTTTAATCAATTGCGCTGGCTGCCATGGCATTGCCGGCCAGGGGGTGGTAGGGCCCAATCTGCATGGGGTATCAGCCCGTAAGAACCAACGCCAGCTGATCCAGCAGGTTGTCAGTGGTCGCACCCCCCCGATGCCCCGCTTCCAACCAGAACCCCAGGCCATGGCTGACCTGCTGGCCTACCTAAATGGACTGGTCTGA
- the petG gene encoding cytochrome b6-f complex subunit V: MIEPLLCGIVLGLIPVTMLGLFVAAWNQYRRGTLLDS, translated from the coding sequence ATGATCGAACCCCTGCTATGCGGCATCGTGCTCGGTTTGATTCCCGTGACCATGTTGGGCCTATTTGTAGCGGCCTGGAACCAGTACCGCCGGGGCACCCTGCTCGATAGCTGA
- a CDS encoding DUF3370 domain-containing protein, whose amino-acid sequence MNFIPWGKAALPLLLAFLTSPALADPAALQGNQKLLRRQTVAPLPGGLDQILVVNDNNPELISGPGILLSTFPRQGRTNPGAHLDVALNGRFDLFSHHVFAGKTDSLDSTLWLGVIAAPRGPKPVNLRLIAGSTALSQSVDGIQPGAPFLPLPALMRQESVPVYSGPGSRVATELLMRQSGAPLPEGWTLPPGQPTSLLMLPIPVRGLDPLLNGRNLQLRLESSGPISLATLAAFGENNTPPGPEVWRQLLEGDLSPKEHAPSPRGTKGPIVYSRVSGVQVGSTWTGRISDPGKAWLSASRAPISWPISSLERGSLGTGQVQTAELKAAYPATAWAAHGNYGIEYDLSLPLRNDLAVPVVLELALESPLKSDAPQNGLRFNSQPSKAVMFRGTVEVLGLDNGEGRPSGRQRFHLVERAGSQGPVLGQISLAPKAERLVRFRLIYPADATPPQVLSLLPVVKQSELSPADRP is encoded by the coding sequence ATGAATTTCATCCCATGGGGAAAGGCCGCTCTGCCGCTGTTGCTGGCATTCCTAACCAGCCCAGCCCTGGCCGACCCAGCAGCCCTGCAGGGCAACCAAAAGTTGCTGCGTAGGCAAACCGTTGCCCCCTTGCCCGGCGGCCTCGACCAGATTCTGGTGGTCAACGACAACAACCCAGAGCTGATTTCAGGCCCGGGGATCCTGCTCTCCACCTTTCCCCGCCAGGGACGCACCAATCCAGGGGCCCACCTGGATGTGGCCCTAAACGGCCGCTTTGACCTGTTCAGTCACCACGTATTTGCGGGTAAAACCGACAGCCTTGATTCCACCCTTTGGCTTGGGGTGATCGCCGCCCCCCGGGGTCCAAAGCCGGTGAACCTGCGGCTTATCGCCGGCTCCACTGCCCTTTCGCAGTCGGTGGATGGCATCCAGCCGGGGGCGCCCTTCCTGCCCCTGCCGGCCCTGATGCGCCAAGAGAGCGTGCCGGTCTATTCCGGCCCGGGCAGCCGGGTTGCCACGGAATTGCTGATGCGCCAGAGCGGGGCCCCCTTGCCCGAGGGCTGGACCCTCCCCCCTGGCCAGCCCACCAGCCTGCTGATGCTGCCGATTCCGGTGCGGGGCCTTGATCCCCTCCTCAATGGCCGCAACCTGCAACTGCGCCTCGAGAGCAGTGGCCCGATCAGCCTGGCCACCCTGGCCGCCTTTGGCGAAAACAACACTCCGCCAGGCCCGGAGGTATGGCGTCAGCTGCTCGAAGGCGACCTAAGCCCCAAGGAGCACGCCCCTTCCCCCCGCGGCACAAAGGGGCCGATTGTCTATTCACGGGTCAGTGGCGTGCAGGTGGGCAGCACCTGGACTGGGCGCATCAGCGATCCAGGCAAGGCCTGGCTAAGCGCCAGCCGCGCCCCTATTTCCTGGCCAATTAGCAGCCTTGAGCGGGGCAGCCTGGGTACCGGCCAAGTTCAAACCGCCGAATTGAAAGCCGCCTATCCCGCCACCGCCTGGGCCGCCCACGGCAATTACGGCATCGAATACGACCTCAGCCTGCCGTTGCGCAACGACCTGGCCGTGCCCGTGGTGCTGGAACTAGCCCTGGAATCGCCCCTCAAAAGTGATGCTCCCCAAAACGGGCTGCGCTTCAACAGCCAGCCCAGCAAGGCGGTGATGTTCCGCGGCACGGTTGAGGTTTTAGGCCTCGACAATGGGGAAGGAAGGCCCAGCGGGCGGCAACGCTTCCACCTGGTGGAGCGGGCTGGCTCCCAGGGACCGGTGCTCGGCCAGATCAGCCTGGCCCCCAAGGCAGAGCGGCTGGTGCGCTTTCGACTGATCTATCCAGCCGACGCCACCCCCCCCCAGGTGCTCAGCCTCCTACCGGTTGTGAAACAATCCGAACTTTCACCAGCAGATCGCCCGTGA
- a CDS encoding homoserine dehydrogenase, which produces MTIGIGLLGLGTVGAGVAGILASPAGRHPLVAELALKRIAVRDLNRPRPIDLPAAILSTDAEAVVDDPSVDIVVEVMGGLEPARSLILRAIAAGKPVVTANKAVIARYGEEIAAAAAAKGVYVLIEAAVGGGIPIIEPLKQSLGGNRITKVSGIINGTTNYILSRMADEGAAYGAVLADAQELGYAEADPAADVEGADAADKIAILTALAFGGSVPRSAIPTEGINRLDARDVGYAAQLGYVVKLLAVAENPGGAANSAQSAASQALDVRVHPTLLPKSHPLAGVNGVNNAILVEGDPVGQVMFYGPGAGAGPTASAVVADILNIAGIWAVARPGVAGPGVAGPGASGAGAALDPLLAASRWRKCHLIDSAQTRHRNYIRLRTSDEAGVIGKIGSCFGAAGVSIQSIMQFEAQGERAEIVVITHEVLEANFRQALLAIEALADVQAVEACLRTL; this is translated from the coding sequence ATGACCATCGGCATTGGCCTGCTCGGTTTGGGCACCGTGGGCGCCGGGGTGGCCGGCATCCTGGCCAGCCCCGCCGGACGCCATCCGCTGGTTGCTGAGCTGGCCCTCAAACGGATAGCAGTTCGAGATTTGAACCGGCCGCGGCCCATCGACCTTCCGGCCGCCATCCTCAGCACCGATGCCGAGGCCGTGGTCGACGATCCCAGCGTCGACATCGTGGTGGAGGTAATGGGTGGCCTCGAGCCAGCCCGCAGCCTGATCCTGCGGGCAATTGCCGCTGGCAAGCCGGTGGTAACTGCCAACAAGGCCGTAATCGCCCGCTACGGCGAAGAAATTGCCGCCGCCGCCGCCGCCAAGGGGGTCTATGTGCTGATTGAGGCCGCCGTGGGCGGTGGCATTCCGATCATCGAACCCCTGAAGCAATCCCTGGGGGGTAACCGCATCACCAAAGTGAGCGGAATCATCAATGGCACCACCAATTACATCCTCAGCCGCATGGCCGATGAGGGTGCCGCCTACGGCGCCGTGCTGGCCGATGCCCAGGAGCTGGGCTACGCCGAAGCCGACCCCGCCGCAGATGTGGAAGGAGCTGACGCGGCCGACAAAATCGCAATCCTCACGGCCCTTGCCTTCGGGGGCAGTGTGCCGAGGTCGGCCATTCCCACGGAGGGAATCAACCGGCTCGACGCCCGCGACGTGGGTTACGCCGCCCAATTGGGCTATGTGGTGAAGCTCCTGGCCGTGGCCGAAAACCCAGGCGGTGCGGCCAATTCAGCCCAAAGCGCAGCCAGCCAGGCCCTGGACGTGAGGGTTCATCCCACCCTGCTACCTAAATCCCATCCCCTGGCCGGCGTAAATGGGGTCAACAACGCGATCCTGGTGGAGGGCGATCCCGTGGGCCAGGTGATGTTTTATGGCCCTGGCGCTGGAGCCGGGCCGACCGCCTCAGCGGTGGTGGCAGACATCCTGAACATCGCCGGCATCTGGGCAGTGGCAAGGCCGGGGGTGGCAGGGCCGGGGGTGGCAGGGCCGGGAGCTTCCGGGGCTGGAGCGGCCCTCGACCCCCTGCTGGCCGCCAGCCGCTGGAGGAAGTGCCATCTGATCGACAGCGCCCAAACCCGCCATCGCAACTACATAAGGCTGCGCACCAGTGATGAGGCTGGGGTCATCGGCAAGATCGGCAGCTGTTTCGGTGCGGCGGGGGTTTCGATTCAATCGATCATGCAATTTGAAGCCCAGGGGGAGCGGGCCGAGATCGTGGTGATTACCCACGAGGTGTTGGAGGCCAATTTCCGCCAGGCCCTGCTTGCCATTGAGGCCCTGGCCGATGTGCAAGCGGTTGAGGCCTGCCTGCGCACGCTCTGA
- the bchI gene encoding magnesium chelatase ATPase subunit I codes for MTQARKRRVFPFTSIVGQEEMKLALLLNVIDPRIGGVMIMGDRGTGKSTTIRALADLLPEIDVVEGDPYNSSPTDPDLQSSEVRARAEQGVTLPVEPRQVPMVDLPLGATEDRLCGTIDIEKALSEGIRAFEPGLLAKANRGLLYVDEVNLLDDHLVDVLLDSAASGWNTVEREGVSVRHPARFVLIGSGNPEEGELRPQLLDRFGMSVEVRTVREPELRVQVVDQRTSFDNDPDTYNDAMQATQDALQARVVEAQNRLPQVQIDADLRIRISAVCGELDVDGLRGDIVTNRAARALAAFEGRNEVEVDDVARVVACCLRHRLRKDPLEQIDSGDRVVKMFCKVFERPDSGDRSAFELAIAT; via the coding sequence GTGACTCAAGCCCGCAAGCGCCGGGTCTTCCCGTTCACCTCGATCGTGGGACAGGAGGAGATGAAGCTGGCCCTGCTGCTCAATGTGATCGACCCCCGCATTGGCGGCGTGATGATCATGGGAGATCGGGGTACGGGTAAATCGACCACCATTCGGGCCCTGGCTGACCTCCTGCCGGAGATCGACGTGGTGGAGGGAGATCCCTACAACTCCTCCCCCACCGATCCCGACCTCCAGAGCAGTGAGGTGCGGGCCCGGGCCGAACAGGGTGTGACCTTGCCCGTGGAACCCCGCCAGGTGCCGATGGTCGACCTACCCCTAGGCGCTACGGAAGATCGCCTCTGCGGCACCATCGATATTGAAAAGGCTCTCAGTGAGGGCATTCGCGCCTTCGAGCCAGGCCTGCTGGCCAAGGCCAACCGGGGCCTGCTCTACGTGGATGAGGTGAACCTGCTCGACGACCACCTGGTCGACGTGCTGCTCGATTCGGCCGCCTCCGGCTGGAACACCGTGGAGCGCGAAGGGGTGAGCGTGCGCCACCCGGCCCGCTTTGTGCTGATTGGCTCGGGCAACCCTGAGGAGGGCGAACTGCGCCCCCAGCTCCTGGATCGCTTTGGCATGAGCGTGGAAGTTCGCACCGTTAGGGAACCAGAGCTGAGGGTGCAGGTGGTGGATCAACGCACCAGCTTCGACAACGACCCCGACACCTACAACGACGCCATGCAAGCCACCCAGGACGCCCTACAGGCGCGGGTGGTCGAAGCGCAAAACCGGCTTCCCCAGGTGCAGATCGACGCCGACCTACGCATCCGCATTTCGGCGGTGTGCGGTGAACTCGATGTGGACGGCCTGCGGGGTGACATCGTCACCAACCGGGCAGCCCGGGCCCTGGCCGCCTTTGAGGGCCGCAACGAAGTGGAAGTAGACGATGTGGCAAGGGTGGTGGCCTGCTGCCTGCGCCACCGCCTGCGCAAGGACCCCCTAGAGCAAATCGACTCCGGTGATCGGGTGGTAAAGATGTTCTGCAAGGTGTTTGAGCGGCCAGACAGCGGCGATCGCAGCGCCTTTGAGCTGGCCATAGCGACCTGA
- a CDS encoding ABC transporter substrate-binding protein yields MVAIAAQLAGCQSRWSDPNHLVVASKNRIDTVDPAGAYTFGAMQLLSAIGDPLYSIEVNGRITPRLASGLPVVSADGLKVRVPLRQGVLFHDGTRFDAAAMVFSLERFLAIGKLNYLLGDRVSRVRALDPGTVELTLKRPFGAIAELLSAVNLTPLSPSAYRQHRGRLLNDRFVGTGPYRLSFFSTQQQRLEPFKRYWGRQPANGGIDLVALSNSTALYGALRSGEVDVLLSTSLEIDQQAALHQAAQRGQLKEGEGPALEIGYLTLLSDQPPLDKPLLRRAVALSLDRSTISRRVSLGLRSPLRNLVPPSLAGSDPEAWPSYNPQQARRLYRQAGFCQGKRLQLPLTFRSNVPSDRLFALTWQAQLQQDLGDCVDLEVTGMEATTAYRQLGEGAFPMILLDWMGDFPDADNYLVPLLGCEKVQGNRCLEGASAASGSFWSQPGLSQELERSAGLRGRARVDLLRWIQGQTAAASPYLPVWLVAPRAWALPRVSRPRFDGSGRLLLQELDAQGGKR; encoded by the coding sequence ATGGTGGCGATCGCTGCCCAGCTGGCTGGCTGCCAAAGCCGCTGGAGCGATCCCAACCATCTGGTGGTGGCCAGCAAGAACCGGATTGACACCGTCGATCCTGCCGGCGCCTACACCTTTGGCGCCATGCAGCTACTCAGCGCCATCGGCGACCCCCTCTATTCGATTGAGGTCAACGGCCGCATCACCCCCCGTCTTGCTTCGGGCTTGCCGGTGGTCAGTGCTGACGGCCTCAAGGTGCGGGTACCGCTTCGCCAGGGAGTGCTCTTCCACGACGGCACCCGCTTCGATGCCGCCGCCATGGTCTTCAGCCTGGAGCGCTTTCTGGCTATCGGCAAACTCAACTACCTGCTGGGGGATCGGGTCAGCCGGGTGCGGGCCCTGGACCCGGGCACCGTCGAACTGACGCTAAAGCGGCCCTTTGGGGCCATCGCTGAATTGCTCAGTGCGGTCAACCTGACGCCCCTTTCCCCCAGCGCCTACCGCCAACACAGGGGCCGCCTGCTCAACGATCGCTTCGTGGGAACGGGCCCCTACCGCCTCAGTTTTTTCAGCACCCAGCAGCAAAGACTGGAGCCCTTTAAGCGCTACTGGGGGCGCCAACCCGCCAATGGCGGCATCGACCTGGTGGCCTTGAGCAACTCGACCGCCCTCTACGGAGCCCTGCGCAGCGGCGAGGTAGATGTTTTGCTTTCCACCAGCCTGGAGATTGACCAACAGGCAGCCCTGCACCAAGCCGCCCAGCGGGGGCAGCTCAAGGAGGGGGAGGGTCCGGCCCTAGAGATTGGCTACCTCACCTTGCTGAGCGACCAACCACCCCTGGACAAACCCTTGCTGCGCAGGGCAGTAGCCCTGAGCCTGGATCGCTCCACCATCAGCCGGCGGGTGAGCCTGGGCCTGCGCTCTCCCCTGCGGAATCTGGTGCCCCCCAGCCTGGCCGGCAGTGATCCAGAAGCCTGGCCCAGCTACAACCCCCAGCAGGCAAGGCGCCTGTACCGGCAAGCCGGTTTTTGCCAGGGCAAGCGTCTGCAGCTGCCGCTCACCTTCCGTTCAAACGTGCCCAGCGACCGACTTTTCGCCCTTACCTGGCAGGCCCAACTGCAGCAGGATCTCGGCGATTGTGTGGACCTTGAGGTCACGGGCATGGAGGCCACCACCGCCTACCGCCAACTGGGGGAAGGGGCATTTCCGATGATCCTGCTGGATTGGATGGGGGATTTCCCAGATGCGGACAACTATCTGGTGCCCCTGCTGGGGTGCGAAAAGGTGCAGGGCAACCGTTGTTTAGAAGGAGCTAGCGCAGCCAGTGGCAGTTTCTGGAGCCAACCGGGGCTAAGCCAGGAACTGGAGCGGAGCGCGGGGCTGCGGGGAAGGGCGAGGGTGGATCTACTCAGGTGGATCCAAGGTCAAACCGCAGCGGCATCGCCCTATTTGCCGGTGTGGCTGGTGGCGCCCAGGGCCTGGGCCCTGCCGCGGGTAAGCCGGCCCCGCTTTGACGGTTCCGGCAGGCTGCTGCTCCAGGAGCTGGACGCGCAAGGGGGCAAAAGATGA
- a CDS encoding RNA methyltransferase yields MDWSDSVPRAPKTVVVVLVEPAGPLNVGSVARLCANFAMAELRLVNPRCNHLGEEARLMAVHGRGLLEQARCFDQLADALADCRRVVATSGRCDGEPLPLLCPDQALDWLLGSSQSSQASQASGSSEGAPLALVFGREDRGLSNAELLQAGCLLTLGTGPAYSSLNLSHAVAVVLHSLHQKLEAPGPSALPGLDPCLREEFEALLLDAESLLMAVGFLYPHTAHARLAKVRQILQRAQISSGEVALVRGMVRQLRWASQRNGIGQTP; encoded by the coding sequence ATGGACTGGTCTGATTCCGTTCCACGGGCCCCAAAAACCGTAGTGGTAGTGCTGGTGGAGCCGGCGGGGCCCCTGAATGTGGGCAGCGTGGCCAGGCTCTGCGCCAATTTCGCCATGGCTGAGCTCAGGCTGGTGAATCCCCGCTGTAACCACCTGGGCGAAGAGGCTCGCTTGATGGCGGTCCATGGCCGCGGCCTGCTGGAGCAGGCCCGCTGTTTTGACCAGTTGGCGGATGCCCTGGCCGATTGCCGCAGGGTGGTGGCAACCAGTGGCCGCTGCGATGGCGAACCCCTGCCCCTGCTCTGCCCCGACCAAGCCCTCGACTGGTTGCTGGGATCGAGCCAGTCAAGCCAGGCGAGCCAGGCAAGCGGTTCCTCAGAGGGCGCACCTTTGGCCCTGGTATTTGGCCGGGAAGATCGGGGCCTCAGCAATGCGGAATTGCTCCAGGCGGGCTGCCTGCTGACCCTGGGCACGGGCCCCGCCTACAGCTCCCTAAACCTTTCCCACGCCGTGGCCGTGGTGTTGCACAGCCTCCATCAAAAACTGGAGGCCCCTGGCCCATCGGCCCTACCGGGGCTGGATCCCTGCCTACGGGAAGAATTTGAGGCCCTGCTCCTCGATGCCGAATCCCTGCTGATGGCTGTGGGCTTTCTCTATCCCCACACCGCCCACGCCAGGTTGGCCAAGGTGCGTCAGATCCTGCAAAGGGCCCAGATCAGCAGCGGGGAAGTTGCCCTGGTTCGCGGCATGGTGCGCCAGTTGCGCTGGGCCAGCCAGCGGAACGGCATCGGCCAGACCCCTTAG
- a CDS encoding 5-formyltetrahydrofolate cyclo-ligase, translating into MIAQAEPGKSGLRRYYRQRRQELLLELETRIGDEVAKALPRMLPSLLPSLTPSGDGAGPEDHYLGVSWPLPGEVDLRGLAGVNLEGGGLAGAGLALPVITQGIDQGLVMAYRSWKVGDPLAKDGCGIPAPLGPNLEPESIGCLLVPALALDPRGIRLGYGGGWFDRLRADSRWRRIPAYGVLPGGCIHPQLPRDPWDVPFNGWIDEVGLHLCPQT; encoded by the coding sequence GTGATCGCCCAAGCTGAGCCAGGCAAATCAGGGCTGCGCCGCTACTACCGCCAGAGACGCCAGGAGCTACTGCTCGAGCTTGAAACCAGAATTGGTGACGAGGTGGCAAAGGCGCTTCCCCGGATGCTCCCCTCGCTGCTGCCCTCGCTGACTCCCTCAGGAGATGGGGCTGGCCCTGAAGATCATTACCTGGGGGTTAGCTGGCCCCTGCCGGGGGAGGTGGATTTACGGGGATTGGCGGGCGTCAACTTGGAGGGCGGAGGCTTGGCGGGAGCTGGCTTGGCCCTACCCGTGATCACCCAGGGGATTGATCAAGGGCTGGTGATGGCCTACAGGTCCTGGAAGGTGGGCGATCCCCTGGCAAAGGATGGCTGCGGCATTCCGGCCCCACTGGGCCCCAACCTCGAGCCCGAATCGATTGGCTGCCTGCTGGTGCCTGCCCTCGCCCTGGATCCCCGGGGTATTCGCCTCGGTTACGGCGGCGGCTGGTTCGATCGCCTGCGGGCCGACAGCCGCTGGCGAAGGATTCCCGCCTATGGGGTGCTGCCCGGCGGCTGCATCCACCCCCAGCTGCCAAGGGATCCCTGGGATGTGCCCTTCAACGGCTGGATAGACGAGGTGGGGTTGCACCTTTGCCCCCAAACTTGA
- a CDS encoding serine hydrolase: MTASRSPRNPKNRWGQPLQLVLRLAVMGIGLGVIAGTSLKLLAPHLAKGGIKTPKVEAANPVVAIGNQGLSSGRFEPRQELTALSNRWAELAATQPDLAASGYLLVLDDGRFAQLQPDKPLPAASSIKTPILLLGLLQLDSGSLRWNEPLPLTKEVIGGGAGWMASRPLGTRFPFFEAATEMIRVSDNSATNLLIKRLGGKKIANGQFAALGLPATVLRNWLPDLNGTNTTSAKDLAKAIALVDTGQKLSPRARDLFREIMGTSRTNTLIPLGLLLGLGRDAPDPDAALKEFGITVLNKTGDIGIAYADGALIELPTGQRAVAAFMVKGPFNDPRSTDLIRAMAGEVAKTLVGRK, translated from the coding sequence GTGACGGCAAGCCGTTCACCACGCAATCCCAAAAACCGCTGGGGCCAACCCCTGCAATTGGTGCTGCGGCTGGCCGTCATGGGCATTGGCCTGGGCGTGATTGCGGGCACCAGCTTGAAACTGCTGGCGCCCCACCTGGCCAAGGGGGGCATCAAAACCCCCAAGGTGGAAGCGGCAAATCCGGTGGTGGCCATAGGCAACCAGGGGCTCAGCAGCGGCCGTTTTGAACCTCGCCAAGAGCTGACGGCCCTCAGTAATCGCTGGGCCGAGCTGGCAGCAACCCAGCCAGATCTGGCTGCCAGTGGTTATTTGTTGGTGCTCGACGACGGTCGCTTCGCCCAACTGCAGCCAGACAAGCCCCTGCCAGCTGCCAGCTCGATTAAGACCCCGATCCTCCTCTTGGGATTGCTGCAGCTGGACTCCGGCTCCCTGCGCTGGAACGAACCTTTGCCCCTCACCAAAGAGGTGATAGGTGGCGGCGCGGGCTGGATGGCGAGCCGCCCCTTGGGCACCCGCTTTCCCTTTTTCGAAGCCGCCACCGAGATGATTCGGGTGAGTGACAACAGCGCCACCAATCTCCTAATCAAGAGGCTTGGCGGCAAAAAAATTGCCAATGGCCAGTTTGCGGCGCTTGGGCTGCCCGCCACGGTTTTGCGCAACTGGCTGCCCGACCTAAATGGCACCAACACCACCAGTGCCAAGGATCTGGCCAAGGCGATCGCCCTGGTCGACACCGGCCAAAAGCTGAGCCCGAGGGCCCGGGACCTTTTTCGCGAAATCATGGGCACATCGCGCACCAACACCTTGATTCCGCTGGGATTACTGCTGGGCCTGGGCCGTGATGCGCCCGATCCCGATGCCGCCTTAAAAGAATTTGGCATCACCGTTCTCAATAAAACCGGTGACATCGGCATCGCCTATGCAGATGGGGCTCTAATTGAGTTGCCTACGGGGCAAAGGGCCGTGGCCGCATTCATGGTGAAGGGTCCGTTCAACGATCCCCGTTCCACCGATCTGATTCGTGCCATGGCAGGGGAAGTGGCCAAAACCCTGGTGGGCCGCAAATGA
- a CDS encoding HI0074 family nucleotidyltransferase substrate-binding subunit: protein MEESSKNLRWRQRLESLQRALKQLKAALAALANDPSNDVIAIAVIKAFEFSFELSWKSLKDLLQHEGIDAMLPREVLRQAFAYGLLPEGQIWIDMLEQRNLMAHTYDEQRARQATAMIRERFAPALLELASALEERP, encoded by the coding sequence GTGGAGGAGAGCAGCAAGAATCTCCGCTGGCGTCAGCGACTGGAGAGCCTGCAGCGGGCACTTAAGCAGCTGAAGGCGGCCCTTGCGGCTCTCGCCAACGACCCAAGCAACGACGTGATCGCGATCGCCGTGATCAAGGCGTTCGAGTTCAGCTTCGAGCTGAGCTGGAAAAGTCTCAAGGATCTGCTCCAACATGAGGGCATCGATGCGATGCTCCCGCGTGAGGTATTGCGCCAAGCCTTCGCCTACGGGCTACTGCCTGAGGGTCAAATCTGGATCGACATGCTCGAGCAACGCAACCTGATGGCTCACACCTACGACGAGCAACGAGCCCGGCAGGCGACGGCCATGATCCGTGAACGCTTCGCGCCGGCTCTGCTGGAGCTGGCTTCGGCACTGGAGGAGCGGCCGTGA
- a CDS encoding nucleotidyltransferase family protein — protein MNSSHKLGGLPVSTCEQIGAVLRRFPQIRWVKLYGSRALGRERPGSDIDLAFSAAEDCSAALAGALDDLPIPYTVDVTHWESLHHAGLRQHIAAAGVPWLGVQQPLSKPASY, from the coding sequence GTGAACAGCAGCCACAAGCTGGGAGGTCTGCCCGTCAGCACCTGCGAACAGATTGGGGCTGTACTGCGACGCTTTCCCCAAATCCGCTGGGTAAAGCTTTATGGATCACGCGCCCTCGGCCGTGAACGCCCAGGCTCCGACATCGACCTAGCCTTCAGTGCTGCAGAGGATTGCAGCGCCGCCCTAGCCGGCGCCCTAGACGACTTGCCCATTCCCTACACGGTGGATGTGACCCACTGGGAAAGCCTCCACCACGCAGGCTTACGGCAGCACATCGCTGCCGCCGGGGTGCCCTGGCTGGGAGTGCAGCAGCCACTCAGCAAACCGGCTTCTTATTGA
- the ruvC gene encoding crossover junction endodeoxyribonuclease RuvC, whose protein sequence is MRILGIDPGLARVGYGVIDVAGDGAQRQQKMLDCGIIRTDPGRSEGVRMVEIARDLRQLIRAWRPELAVVEKFFFYRSSTTISVVQARGVVMMTLARFGIPVAEFPPMQIKLALTGSGHAQKDEVLDAVMRELDLEHPPRPDDAADALAAALTGWYQR, encoded by the coding sequence ATGCGGATCCTCGGCATCGATCCCGGCCTGGCCCGCGTGGGTTACGGCGTGATCGACGTGGCCGGGGATGGGGCCCAACGCCAGCAGAAGATGCTCGATTGCGGCATCATCCGCACCGACCCGGGCCGCAGCGAAGGGGTGCGAATGGTGGAAATCGCCCGGGATCTGCGCCAACTGATCCGCGCCTGGCGGCCGGAATTGGCCGTGGTCGAAAAGTTTTTCTTCTATCGCTCCAGTACCACCATCTCGGTGGTGCAAGCCCGGGGCGTGGTGATGATGACCCTGGCTCGTTTTGGCATTCCGGTGGCTGAATTTCCACCGATGCAAATCAAGCTGGCCCTCACCGGCTCCGGCCATGCCCAAAAAGACGAGGTCTTGGACGCGGTGATGCGCGAACTCGACCTCGAGCATCCACCCAGGCCCGACGATGCGGCAGACGCCCTCGCCGCGGCCCTAACTGGCTGGTACCAGCGGTGA
- a CDS encoding SufE family protein translates to MISTGSPNLDRMVERLAASSDPKRRYEYVLWLAKKLQPLPDEFRHEAFMVKGCVSQVFVAGQLLEGKLHWLGDSDAAITKGLLALLIEGLEGLTPEQVAAIDPSFIAATGLQASLTPSRSNGFLNILKLMQSQARGLQG, encoded by the coding sequence ATGATCAGCACCGGCAGCCCAAATCTAGATCGAATGGTGGAGCGGCTTGCCGCATCCAGCGATCCCAAACGGCGCTACGAATACGTGCTTTGGCTGGCCAAAAAGTTGCAGCCCCTGCCCGATGAATTTCGCCACGAAGCCTTCATGGTCAAGGGCTGCGTTTCCCAGGTCTTTGTGGCTGGGCAGTTACTGGAAGGCAAACTGCACTGGCTAGGTGACTCCGATGCGGCGATCACCAAAGGGTTGCTGGCCCTACTGATTGAGGGGCTCGAGGGCCTAACCCCCGAGCAGGTGGCTGCCATCGACCCCAGCTTCATTGCCGCCACTGGCCTGCAGGCCAGCCTTACCCCCTCTCGCTCCAACGGCTTTTTAAACATCCTCAAGCTGATGCAGTCCCAGGCCAGGGGCCTGCAGGGCTGA